A genomic segment from Flavobacterium sp. 9R encodes:
- a CDS encoding rhomboid family intramembrane serine protease gives MEETHFQFRNRVVLLPLLFLLTIWLVYWLEVRFHFDFDKNGIYPRTFSGLQGVLFSPFIHSDLLHLYNNSLPLLVLLTALSYFYPKQTLAVLCFGIVLSGVITWVIGRPNYHIGASGLIYVLVSFIFFKGIQTQYYRLVALSLTVVLVYGGLIWYVFPEVDNTISWEGHLAGFITGFLLSIFFKAEEYQKIYKYEWERPDYDPSQDKFMQRFDENGNFVNLPKPEVEEEVDSIMAYFTSNLPIHYDCVPTQKKEPKQES, from the coding sequence ATGGAAGAAACCCATTTTCAATTTCGTAATCGCGTAGTCCTATTACCGCTACTTTTTTTATTGACGATATGGTTGGTCTACTGGCTTGAAGTTCGTTTCCATTTCGATTTTGACAAAAATGGGATTTATCCACGTACTTTCTCGGGTTTACAAGGTGTCCTTTTCAGTCCTTTCATCCATTCCGATTTATTGCATCTGTATAATAATTCCCTGCCATTACTCGTTTTGTTGACTGCGCTGTCTTATTTTTATCCTAAACAAACGCTAGCTGTTCTTTGCTTCGGAATAGTTTTGTCTGGTGTTATCACTTGGGTTATTGGTCGCCCTAATTATCATATTGGTGCTAGTGGACTCATTTATGTTTTGGTGAGTTTTATCTTCTTCAAAGGAATTCAAACCCAATATTATCGTTTGGTAGCACTTTCTTTAACTGTAGTTTTAGTTTATGGTGGTTTGATTTGGTATGTCTTTCCCGAAGTAGACAATACCATTTCTTGGGAAGGTCATTTGGCGGGTTTTATCACTGGATTTTTATTGTCCATCTTTTTCAAAGCCGAAGAGTATCAAAAAATCTATAAATACGAATGGGAACGCCCAGATTATGACCCATCGCAAGATAAATTTATGCAACGCTTTGACGAAAACGGCAATTTTGTAAATCTGCCAAAACCAGAGGTAGAGGAGGAGGTTGATTCCATAATGGCGTATTTTACTTCCAATTTACCCATTCATTACGATTGTGTTCCCACACAAAAAAAGGAACCAAAACAAGAGTCTTGA